From Chiloscyllium punctatum isolate Juve2018m chromosome 36, sChiPun1.3, whole genome shotgun sequence, the proteins below share one genomic window:
- the LOC140460221 gene encoding uncharacterized protein codes for MEKPWKCGDCGKGFNYPSLLEIHRRSHTGERPFTCGACGKGFTQSAHLLTHQRVHAEERPPEEGGGAGTAAPGRVLLPSLREGLQALAEPGGAPAHPHRRAGPFVCSACGKGFTRSSHLATHRLVHTDRRPFRCCRCEKSYKTSSDLLIHPAGAQRGAALPLRRLRQRVHPALQPPEAPALAHRRAAPSPARCAASPSSTRPASARTGWSTRDRRPFRCSECSRGFKTSSDLLRHQRTHTGERPFACADCGKRFTPLGPPAGPPAHPHPARGPERGRAAEACPRPPTPDPTHRHTHTSQRP; via the coding sequence ATGGAGAAGCCCTGGAAGTGCGGTGACTGCGGCAAGGGCTTCAACTACCCGTCGCTGCTGGAGATCCACCGGCGCAGCCACACCGGGGAGCGGCCGTTCACCTGTGGCGcctgcgggaagggcttcacccagTCCGcgcacctgctgacccaccagcgggtccacgcCGAGGAGCGGCCgccggaggagggggggggggccggAACAGCCGCCCCGGGCCGCGTTCTGCTGCCCTcgctgcgggaaggccttcaagcGCTCGCAGAACCTGGTGGAGCACCAGCGCACCCACACCGGCGAGCGGGCCCGTTCGTCTGCTCCGCCTGCGGCAAGGGCTTCACCCGGTCCTCGCACCTCGCCACCCACCGGCTGGTGCACACCGACCGGCGGCCCTTCCGCTGCTGCCGGTGCGAGAAGAGCTACAAGACCAGCAGCGACCTGCTGATCCACCCAGCGGGCGCACAACGAGGAGCGGCCCTTCCGCTGCGCCGGCTGCGGCAAAGGGTTCACCCTGCTCTCCAGCCTCCAGAAGCACCGGCGCTCGCACACCGGCGAGCGGCCCCTTCGCCTGCCCGCTGTGCGGCAAGTCCTTCGTCTACCCGACCAGCCTCAGCTCGCACCGGCTGGTCCACTCGGGACCGCCGGCCCTTCCGCTGCTCGGAGTGCAGCCGGGGCTTCAAGACCAGCAGCGACCTGCTGCGGCACCAGCGCACCCACACCGGCGAGCGGCCCTTCGCCTGCGCCGACTGCGGCAAGCGCTTCACCCCGCTCGGCCCACCTGCTGGCCCACCGGCACACCCACACCCGGCGAGAGGCCCTGAGCGCGGGCGCGCGGCAGAGGCTTGTCCCCGACCCCCGACCCCCGACCCAACCCACCGGCACACCCACACCAGCCAGAGGCCCTGA